The window AGCACTTTCACTGCCGCCCCTCCTCTGCCTGACCATTGTCGACCGACAGGATCTCCACCTCGAACAGCAGTGTCATGCCGGCCAGCGGGTGGTTGAAATCGATGCAGACCCGATCGGCCTCGACCGCCAGCACCACTCCGGGCAGTTCACCGCCGCCAGGGTCGGCGAACGAGATCACCACGCCCTGTTCCAGCGTCAGATCGGCGCTGAAACGGTCACGGTTGAACCATTGCCGATTGGCTGGATTGACCACGCCAAAGCCCTGCTCGGGCGCCACCTGAAAGCTGCGCCGATCACCGGCCACCAGTCCCAGCAGACAGGTTTCGAAATAACCAGGGAGCGCGCCGTCTCCCTGCACCAGCTCGGCACCGGGACCACCAAAGTTGGAGTCGATCAGCTCGCCCTCTGCCGTCGCCAGCGAAAAGCAGAGCCTGACCCGGCTGCCGGCGCCGATGGCCTCACTGCCCATGGTTGGCCGCTCGCGACGAAGGGGTGGCGCAGAACAGAGTTTCAAGAATCAGCATGGTGGCCCCTGCGG of the Pseudomonadales bacterium genome contains:
- a CDS encoding peptidylprolyl isomerase, translated to MGSEAIGAGSRVRLCFSLATAEGELIDSNFGGPGAELVQGDGALPGYFETCLLGLVAGDRRSFQVAPEQGFGVVNPANRQWFNRDRFSADLTLEQGVVISFADPGGGELPGVVLAVEADRVCIDFNHPLAGMTLLFEVEILSVDNGQAEEGRQ